The genomic segment ACTGCCTATTGTTGTGTGCTCGATTTTGTATTTATCGCTGTAGAGTGCAGGAGAAAATTCCCGtagtaaaaatttttgttcatGAAGTGGAAAGGATCCAAGCCACTGAATATCAAATAGCCAAAATACGTGGTCTTACTTCCACACATTTTATGAAATGGGGTGCAGCCGTTTGTTAATGTTGTTACTACAATCGTACTGTTGTTCgtaatttttattgcaataaaaaaaaaaaaaaaaaaaaaaaaaaaaaaaaaaaggcTTGTCGCTCTCATgtactattgtgacgtcacaccgcGCGTTACGCCGTAAGCAAAAGTTTAATTACACCATATTATTGCCAGCGTAACTCAGTTAGTTTATACTGATAGAGATAGACCGATTAATATGAAGGTTATAGTAGCTGGGTTCTCTCCAATGCAAGTCGCATTGAAAGAGCTTGGTTATAATGTATACGATTATATGGAGAATTACGAGTACCTTGAAAAAGAATGGAAGCAGATATGCACGGTTGGAGGGTCGACTGATTTGTTTCGTAAAATGTATCAGAATGTTGATGCGGTAACTGACCTACCTGGATTTGTTTTCTGGGAAGAAATCTTAAAAGCTTTTCCCGGTGTTAAGGTACGAGAATAAAGTTATTCATAAAACTTAGTTATACTGAAACATCTTGTAAGATATGTTCTCAGAAAAAACAAccactctgtaaatattactTGTTCAAACAGATAGCTTATAGTGATGCACACATAGGaaatccaaatatttaaactttagcTGTATATTTGCTTCTTCAGATCGTCCTAACCATGCGCGAGAATGAAGATATTTGGTACGGAAGTTTCAAGCGGCAAGTCAAAGTGAATGAGTCGTggattaataaaataaagatgaTGTTCTCTTATACAACCTACAAATTCTATCTATACAGCAAGATGCAATGTAAGGATCAATCTTTGacctattttttaatataatttcatGTATGTACGACGTACATCATCCTG from the Ciona intestinalis unplaced genomic scaffold, KH HT001108.1, whole genome shotgun sequence genome contains:
- the LOC100176603 gene encoding uncharacterized protein LOC100176603, whose amino-acid sequence is MKVIVAGFSPMQVALKELGYNVYDYMENYEYLEKEWKQICTVGGSTDLFRKMYQNVDAVTDLPGFVFWEEILKAFPGVKIVLTMRENEDIWYGSFKRQVKVNESWINKIKMMFSYTTYKFYLYSKMQFKIAYGYDIGTKLNETLCKLYYRRHNAHVLQNAPKKQLLVFNIKDGWDPLCQFLGQPVPGTPFPHKNKNASITNEQMKTNATFLQMQFETKMSYFVILFLIVAVIFYQLW